The segment AGACGTTTTTTCCGCGCGTGGTCGAGGCCTTCGGCGCGAGCCGATTGGCCTGGGGGTCGAATTATCCGACTTCGCCGGGCACGCTCTCGGAGATTCTCGATGCGGCGCGTGTCGGGCTTGCGTCGTTGAGCGAGGAAGACCTCACGTGGATCTTCGGCAAGACCGCGGGACGACTCTATCCGGCTCTCGCCTGAGTGCTTCCCCACGCGAGCCGGTCGCCAACGATGCCGAAGTGCATCGACGCGGCCGGCAGACACAACCCGACGACACCACAGAGAAAGACACAGATGGAGACAGGCAAACCTGGACGATCGGGGAACGCGGGCCGTTGGGCCGTACTCGCGCTCCTTGCATTCGGCGTTTTGATTTCATTCATCGACCGGACCAGTATTTCCTCGACGCTGGCCGACGCGGCATTCATTCGCCATTTCGCGCTCACGAACGTCGATCGCGGCTGGATCAACGCCGCGTTCTTCTGGTCGTACGGGGCCTTCCAGATTCCGATGGGCTGGGTGGCCGACCGCTACGGGGTGAAATGGCCGTACGCGATCAGCTTCGCATTGTGGTGTCTCGCCACGGCGCTGATGGGTGCGGTGACGGCGCTTGCGGGCCTCGTGGTCATGCGCCTCGTCATCGGTATGGCGGAAGCCATCGTGATTCCGGCGAGCTACCGCTGGATTCGCAATCACTTCGACGAAACACAGAACGGCTTCGCGGTCGGGATTCTGGCCATGGGCAACAAGTTCGGCCCCGCGCTCGGCGCGCCGGTTGGCGCATGGTTCATCGTCCACCATTCCTGGCAGGCGATGTTCATCGTCACCGGTCTCGCGGGCCTCGTCTGGCTGGTGCCCTGGCTGCTGCTCGTGCGCAACGATTTTCCGTCGAAGACGATGCTCGCGCAGGCCCATCGAAGCGCGCGCTCGGTCACGCTGGCGAGCATTCTGTCGAGCCCGGTCGTATGGGGCGGCATGATCACGAACTTCTGCTACGGCTACTTCACGTTTTATTGCATGACGTGGATGCCTGCCTACCTCGTCGAACAGCGTCACCTCTCGCTGTCGCGTTCCGGCCTTTTCACCTTCTTCAGCTTTGCGGGCATCGCAATCGTCGCCGCAGTTGCCGGCTGGGCCGCGGACCGGATCATCGCCCGCGGGCACAACCCGATTCTCGTACGCAAGGTCTTCGTTATCGCGGGCTTCGTCGGCGGCAGTACGGTCGTATTCGGCGCCTATGCCGGTTCGCTCGAGATGGCGCTCTTCTGGAACGTGTTGTCGCTCTCGCTGCTCGGCTTCGTCACCGCGAACAATCTCGCGCTGTCACGCCTCACATTGATTCCCAGGCAGTGCATCGGCCTCGTCACGGGCGTGCAGCAGGTTGCCACCAGCCTCGCGGGCGGCGTGGCGGCAAGCCTTTCCGGATG is part of the Trinickia caryophylli genome and harbors:
- a CDS encoding MFS transporter, whose product is METGKPGRSGNAGRWAVLALLAFGVLISFIDRTSISSTLADAAFIRHFALTNVDRGWINAAFFWSYGAFQIPMGWVADRYGVKWPYAISFALWCLATALMGAVTALAGLVVMRLVIGMAEAIVIPASYRWIRNHFDETQNGFAVGILAMGNKFGPALGAPVGAWFIVHHSWQAMFIVTGLAGLVWLVPWLLLVRNDFPSKTMLAQAHRSARSVTLASILSSPVVWGGMITNFCYGYFTFYCMTWMPAYLVEQRHLSLSRSGLFTFFSFAGIAIVAAVAGWAADRIIARGHNPILVRKVFVIAGFVGGSTVVFGAYAGSLEMALFWNVLSLSLLGFVTANNLALSRLTLIPRQCIGLVTGVQQVATSLAGGVAASLSGWLLHVSGSYGLPMRVILVFLLIGAAATAILYRPEWAPRETQAEPELKRAWK